A window from Zingiber officinale cultivar Zhangliang chromosome 7A, Zo_v1.1, whole genome shotgun sequence encodes these proteins:
- the LOC122001466 gene encoding small ubiquitin-related modifier 1: MSGQEEEKKPADQGAHINLKVKGQDGNEVFFRIKRSTQLRKLMNAYCDRQSVDINSIAFLFDGRRLRGEQTPDELEMEEGDEIDAMLHQTGGGLEV, from the exons ATGTCGGgacaggaggaggagaagaagccgGCCGATCAGGGCGCCCACATCAATCTTAAGGTCAAGGGACAG GATGGGAATGAGGTGTTCTTTAGGATCAAGCGCAGCACTCAGCTGCGGAAGCTAATGAATGCCTACTGCGATCGTCAGTCGGTGGATATCAATTCTATTGCTTTCCTGTTTGATGGCCGTCGGCTGCGAGGGGAGCAAACTCCAGACGAA CTTGAGATGGAAGAAGGGGACGAGATTGATGCGATGCTGCACCAAACAGGGGGTGGACTTGAGGTTTAA